The Triticum aestivum cultivar Chinese Spring chromosome 3A, IWGSC CS RefSeq v2.1, whole genome shotgun sequence genome includes a region encoding these proteins:
- the LOC123062449 gene encoding uncharacterized protein → MAMRALALSPAQSSSFGLHQSMPSFKPGSASPARSVRAYAKADEQEEEKKKVPKQSLFGNITEALDFSQVRSEKDAELLYEARDSIKDEGRMTREQYAALRRKIGGTYKDFFKSYVEVDGEYVEEGWVDKTCKVCKKDTRGEPRQVDNLGRYMHVACAENSKPTNFFSKLFGR, encoded by the exons ATGGCCATGAGGGCGCTCGCGCTGTCCCCGGCCCAGAGCTCCTCGTTTGGGCTCCACCAGAGCATGCCCTCCTTCAAGCCAGGCAGCGCCAGTCCTGCTAGATCAGTTAGGGCCTATGCGAAAGCAGATGagcaggaggaggagaagaagaaggtgcCCAAGCAGTCCTTGTTTGGGAACATCACCGAGGCGCTGGACTTCTCGCAGGTCCGGTCGGAGAAGGACGCGGAGCTGCTGTATGAGGCCAGGGATTCCATCAAAGATGAAGGAAGGATGACAAGGGAACAG TATGCAGCCCTTCGGAGGAAGATTGGTGGCACCTACAAGGATTTCTTCAAGTCATATGTTGAAG TTGACGGCGAATACGTGGAGGAAGGTTGGGTGGACAAGACCTGCAAAGTTTGCAAGAAAGACACAAGAGGGGAGCCAAGGCAAGTTGACAATCTAGGAAGATATATGCATGTGGCGTGCGCAGAGAACTCGAAACCAACAAACTTCTTTTCCAAACTCTTCGGCAGATGA
- the LOC123062448 gene encoding protein GRAVITROPIC IN THE LIGHT 1-like yields the protein MSRLARRNPPTPTEPTARKVRRTPSSLLLRISDICKVHSVGVAPTVGEKLKTNGTATATAESSEDGAHLKVHPHQASSSDNNDECLSQSSSACCEEEVVEKLLDAISCLKVAYVNLQKAHVPYDPEEIAIAGESFASELEETANLQDLYLNMNEWSSPRYLSHISSRIQEYQDLVMDLQADICKKDSEIGWLRPELDELERKNMELEEKIGRNGSCREGCFTTRKGVSTEVFMDLHERSSKCIHDFAKFIFDWTKVSGWNLGLSTFAIDSQVAYERRADKKYAVEAYFACVMLMADRDDHTPLDSVDCIMSFKDPFDALMTDPDSSFGRYCRAKYLVAVPQSMEDSFFGNLDHRAFVEGGSHPRTPFYQKFVRMARYTWALLAVARALNPRAEMFYVKTGVQFRKEHMESTPAKVIGEEEKFSVGFTVMPGFKIGCTVIRCIVYLCKLNAMDF from the coding sequence ATGTCTCGCCTTGCGCGGCGGAATCCCCCGACTCCGACGGAGCCGACGGCGAGGAAGGTGAGGAGGACCCCGTCCAGCCTGCTGCTGCGCATCTCCGACATCTGCAAGGTGCATTCCGTCGGCGTCGCGCCGACCGTCGGTGAGAAGCTCAAGACCAAcggcaccgccaccgccaccgccgagaGCAGCGAAGACGGCGCGCACCTCAAAGTCCACCCGCACCAGGCGTCGTCCTCCGACAACAACGACGAGTGCCTCTCCCAGAGCTCCTCCGCCTGCTGCGAGGAAGAGGTCGTCGAGAAGCTCCTCGACGCGATCTCTTGCCTGAAGGTGGCCTATGTCAATCTTCAGAAAGCCCATGTGCCGTATGATCCTGAGGAGATCGCGATCGCCGGCGAGAGCTTTGCGTCGGAGCTTGAAGAGACCGCCAACTTGCAGGATTTGTATCTGAATATGAACGAATGGAGCAGCCCGAGGTATCTCTCTCATATAAGCTCCAGGATTCAGGAGTATCAGGACCTGGTGATGGACCTGCAGGCTGACATCTGCAAGAAAGACTCTGAAATTGGTTGGCTTCGACCCGAGCTGGACGAGCTggaaaggaagaacatggaactgGAGGAGAAGATTGGCCGTAATGGATCGTGCAGAGAAGGATGCTTCACAACCAGGAAGGGGGTGTCAACTGAAGTGTTCATGGATCTACATGAGCGTTCGTCGAAGTGCATCCATGATTTTGCAAAATTCATCTTTGATTGGACAAAAGTTTCCGGATGGAACCTCGGCCTATCCACATTTGCAATCGACAGTCAAGTTGCATATGAGAGAAGGGCTGACAAGAAGTATGCTGTTGAGGCCTATTTTGCTTGCGTGATGCTTATGGCAGACAGAGATGACCATACACCCCTGGATTCAGTTGACTGTATCATGAGCTTCAAAGATCCATTTGACGCTCTCATGACTGATCCAGATTCTAGTTTCGGGAGATATTGCAGAGCAAAGTATCTAGTGGCTGTGCCCCAGAGCATGGAGGATTCCTTCTTTGGAAACTTGGATCACAGAGCATTTGTCGAGGGCGGCAGCCATCCAAGGACGCCATTTTACCAGAAATTTGTGAGGATGGCAAGGTATACATGGGCACTACTCGCAGTTGCTCGTGCTCTGAATCCAAGAGCTGAAATGTTTTATGTCAAGACTGGTGTTCAGTTTCGGAAGGAGCACATGGAAAGTACGCCAGCCAAGGTTATCGGAGAAGAGGAGAAGTTCAGTGTTGGGTTTACGGTCATGCCGGGGTTTAAGATTGGGTGCACTGTCATCAGATGCATTGTTTATTTGTGTAAGCTTAACGCAATGGACTTCTGA